One segment of Ricinus communis isolate WT05 ecotype wild-type chromosome 8, ASM1957865v1, whole genome shotgun sequence DNA contains the following:
- the LOC8282716 gene encoding disease resistance protein RPV1: MATSKTQETSSSSSTTPCAYHVFLSFRGGDTRKNFTDHLYTALVQEGIHTFRDDDEIKRGEDIELEIQRAITESKLSVIVLSKDYASSRWCLDELVLIMERRKLVGHVVVPVFYDVEPYQVRNQTGSYGEAFAKHEKDFKEDMSRVEEWRAALKEAAELGGMVLQDGYESQFIQTIVKEVENKLSRTVLHVAPYLVGTESRMARITRWLRDGSDDVEIATIYGIGGIGKTTIAKIVYNQNFRSFDGRSFLANVKEISEQPNGLARLQRQLLSDLLKKNTSKIYNVDEGIMKIKDALFQKRVLLILDDVDDLEQFNAIVAMREWCHPGSKIIITTRHEHLQGVDGICRRFEVEKLNDKESLQLFCWHAFRQDHPADGYEKHSKDVVHHCGGLPLALQVLGSSLSGKTVSVWESALEKLEKVADSKIQHILRISFDSLQDDHDKRLFLDIACFFTGMDIGYVFRILDGCGFYAVIGIQNLIDRCLITISDKYKLMMHQLLGDMGREIVRQESPDDPGKRSRLWDPKDATKVLRQNTGTESIKGLILKLPTQTENKRTRKDATADHTKENGEEDLSDDLLDQKSYSKKRRLSIFSWKPANTSPTNSFSTKAFEKMVRLKLLNLNYVELSEGYKKFPKGLVWLCWRGFSLNALPTDLCLDKLVALDMRNSNLKYLWKGIRFLVELKVLNLSHSHGLVRTPNFTGLPGLEKLVLKDCKDLVDVDKSIGGLDKLIIFNLKDCKNLKKLPVEITMLHSLEELILSGCLNLVELPKDLENLQSLRVLHLDGIPMNQVNSITEDFKELSLSLQHLTSRSWLLQRWAKSRFSLSSLPRFLVSLSLADCCLSDNVIPGDLSCLPSLEYLNLSGNPFRFLPESINSLGMLHSLVLDRCISLKSIPELPTDLNSLKAEDCTSLERITNLPNLLKSLNLEIFGCDSLVEVQGLFKLEPVGNINTQILKSVGLINLESLKGVEVEMFNALACTEMRTSIQVLQECGIFSIFLPGNTIPEWFNQRSESSSISFEVEAKPGHKIKGLSLCTLYTYDKLEGGGYIDENCAKINNKTICEKWTYSPTFYGMPKPLEEMLWLSHWTFGDQLEVGDEVHILVEMASGLTVKKCGIRLIYEEESTTQEIAESSSSSSWYRTMADTDMEAYELGTASYYLCHHKFQTHQGSGRYDWDNLSGYEYIFEERMEDPETEDWT, translated from the exons ATGGCGACTTCAAAAACTCAAGAaacctcttcttcttcatcaacaACTCCATGTGCTTACCATGTTTTCTTGAGTTTTAGGGGTGGAGACACCCGCAAGAACTTCACCGATCACCTCTACACAGCTCTAGTTCAAGAAGGAATCCATACATTTCGAGACGATGATGAAATCAAGCGAGGAGAGGACATTGAGCTAGAAATACAAAGAGCAATAACAGAGTCAAAGTTATCTGTAATTGTTCTTTCAAAAGATTATGCTTCTTCGAGGTGGTGTCTGGATGAGCTTGTCCTGATCATGGAACGTAGAAAACTTGTCGGTCATGTTGTAGTGCCTGTTTTCTATGATGTGGAGCCATACCAAGTTAGAAACCAGACAGGAAGCTATGGTGAAGCTTTTGCTAAACATGAAAAGGACTTCAAGGAGGATATGAGTAGAGTGGAGGAGTGGAGGGCAGCTCTTAAAGAAGCTGCAGAACTAGGAGGGATGGTTTTACAAGATGG ATACGAGTCACAGTTTATTCAAACTATTGTGAAGGAGGTTGAGAATAAATTGAGTCGAACAGTGCTCCATGTTGCCCCTTATTTAGTTGGAACAGAATCTCGTATGGCGCGCATAACCCGTTGGTTGCGAGATGGGTCAGATGATGTTGAGATAGCTACAATCTATGGTATTGGTGGTATTGGCAAGACCACCATTGCCAAGATAGTTTATAATCAAAACTTCAGAAGTTTCGATGGAAGAAGCTTTCTTGCAAACGTTAAAGAAATTTCAGAACAACCCAATGGTCTAGCTCGGTTGCAAAGGCAACTTCTTTCTGATCTCCTAAAGAAGAACACAAGCAAAATATACAATGTTGATGAAGGGATTATGAAGATCAAAGATGCTTTGTTCCAAAAAAGAGTTCTTCTAATTCTGGATGATGTGGATGATTTGGAACAATTCAATGCAATAGTTGCAATGCGGGAATGGTGTCATCCAGGAagcaaaattattataacaacAAGGCATGAGCATTTACAAGGGGTTGATGGAATCTGTAGGAGGTTTGAAGTTGAGAAACTAAATGATAAAGAGTCACTTCAGCTCTTCTGTTGGCATGCCTTTCGCCAAGATCATCCTGCAGATGGTTACGAGAAGCATTCCAAAGATGTGGTGCATCACTGTGGAGGACTTCCATTAGCTCTCCAAGTCTTGGGTTCTTCTCTATCTGGAAAAACTGTATCTGTATGGGAAAGTGCATTAGAGAAGTTGGAAAAAGTTGCTGACAGTAAAATTCAGCATATTCTTAGAATAAGCTTTGATTCTCTTCAGGATGATCATGATAAACGTCTATTCCTTGACATAGCTTGTTTTTTCACCGGGATGGATATAGGTTATGTTTTTAGAATTCTAGATGGCTGTGGGTTTTATGCTGTAATTGGCATTCAAAATCTTATAGACAGATGTCTAATTACCATCAGTGACAAATACAAACTGATGATGCATCAATTACTTGGAGACATGGGGCGGGAAATTGTACGACAAGAATCACCTGATGATCCTGGAAAACGCAGCAGACTCTGGGATCCTAAGGATGCAACTAAAGTTTTGAGACAAAATACT GGCACAGAATCAATCAAGGGTCTTATCCTCAAATTACCAACGCAGACAGAAAACAAGCGCACAAGGAAAGATGCTACTGCAGATCACACAAAAGAGAATGGTGAAGAAGATTTAAGTGACGATCTGCTTGATCAAAAAAGTTACTCAAAGAAACGTAGACTTAGCATCTTCTCCTGGAAACCAGCAAACACTTCTCCAACAAATTCATTTTCGACCAAGGCATTTGAGAAGATGGTGAGACTAAAACTTCTCAATCTGAACTATGTGGAACTTAGCGAAGGCTACAAGAAATTTCCTAAAGGTTTAGTATGGTTATGTTGGCGTGGCTTCTCTTTGAACGCTTTACCAACTGATCTCTGCCTGGACAAGCTGGTTGCCCTTGACATGCGCAACAGCAACCTAAAATATCTTTGGAAGGGAATCCGG TTTCTTGTGGAGCTGAAAGTACTTAACCTTAGTCATTCCCATGGCCTTGTTAGAACCCCCAACTTCACAGGACTCCCTGGTCTTGAAAAATTGGTGCTTAAGGATTGTAAGGACTTGGTTGATGTTGATAAATCCATTGGAGGTCTAGATAagcttataatttttaatctaaaagaTTGCAAAAACCTCAAGAAGCTGCCAGTAGAAATTACTATGCTGCATTCTCTTGAAGAACTTATCCTGTCCGGTTGCTTGAATCTTGTTGAGCTTCCAAAGGACCTGGAAAATCTGCAGTCTTTGAGGGTGCTGCATTTAGACGGAATTCCCATGAACCAAGTAAATTCCATCACTGAAGATTTTAAGGAACTCAGTTTGTCATTGCAGCATTTAACCTCCAGATCTTGGCTCTTACAGAGATGGGCTAAATCACGTTTTTCGCTATCCTCTCTACCTCGCTTCTTAGTAAGCCTCAGTCTTGCAGACTGCTGTTTATCAGATAATGTTATTCCTGGAGATCTTAGCTGCCTGCCTTCCTTAGAGTACTTAAATCTAAGTGGGAATCCATTTCGCTTCCTACCAGAAAGCATCAACAGCCTTGGCATGCTTCACTCCCTTGTATTAGATCGGTGCATAAGCCTCAAATCAATTCCTGAGCTTCCTACGGATTTAAATTCCTTGAAGGCAGAAGACTGCACATCATTGGAAAGAATTACAAATCTGCCCAACTTGTTGAAGTCATTAAACTTAGAGATTTTTGGTTGTGACAGTCTGGTTGAGGTTCAAGGCTTATTCAAATTAGAACCAGTAGGAAACATCAACACCCAAATACTCAAGAGTGTGGGATTGATCAATTTGGAGTCCTTGAAAGGAGTTGAAGTGGAAATGTTCAATGCTTTGGCATGCACAGAAATGAGGACTAGTATTCAG GTATTGCAAGAATGTGGAATATTCAGCATTTTCCTTCCTGGGAATACAATTCCAGAGTGGTTTAATCAAAGAAGTGAGAGTTCTTCAATATCTTTTGAAGTTGAAGCAAAACCTGGCCACAAGATCAAAGGTCTAAGTTTATGCACGCTATATACATATGACAAGCTTGAAGGTGGAGGATACATAGATGAGAATTGTGCTAAAATCAACAACAAAACCATATGTGAGAAATGGACGTATAGCCCAACCTTCTATGGGATGCCGAAACCATTGGAGGAGATGTTATGGTTAAGTCACTGGACATTTGGGGATCAACTTGAAGTTGGGGATGAAGTGCATATTTTAGTCGAAATGGCATCTGGTTTAACTGTAAAAAAGTGCGGGATCCGCCTCATATACGAGGAGGAAAGTACTACCCAAGAAATTGCCGAAAGCAGCAGCAGCTCCTCATGGTACAGAACCATGGCTGATACAGATATGGAAGCATATGAACTGGGAACGGCTTCATATTATCTGTGCCATCATAAGTTCCAAACACATCAAGGATCAGGAAGATATGACTGGGATAACTTGAGTGGCTACGAGTACATATTCGAGGAAAGAATGGAAGACCCTGAAACTGAAGATTGGACGTAG
- the LOC8282715 gene encoding LOW QUALITY PROTEIN: DEAD-box ATP-dependent RNA helicase 35 (The sequence of the model RefSeq protein was modified relative to this genomic sequence to represent the inferred CDS: deleted 2 bases in 1 codon) gives MKVAEYVPVMKRRALEAQKILDRKRKACALEDEQKKKPKVFEAKASLLVQVSDLKREHPEISEIEQIVQQEKEMLEHLSDMKALMSVQELAKGITYTEPLLTGWKPPLCIRKMSQKQCDSIRKKWHIKADGDDIPPPVKNFQDMRFPEPILKTLKAKGIVQPTPIQIQGLPVILSGRDMIGIAFTGSGKTLAFVLPMITIAFQEEIMMPIAPREGPFGLIICPSRELARQTYEVVEQFLIPTRRAGYPELRALLCVGGVDMRSQLEVVKKGVHIVVATPGRLKDMLAKKKMNLDNCRYLTLDEADRLVDLGFEDDIREIFSYFKAQRQTLLFSATMPTKVQNFAKSALVKPVIVNVSRAGAANLDVIQEIEYVKQEDKTAYLLKCLEKTPPQVLIFCESKADVDKIHEYLLLKGVEVVAIHGGKDQEEREYAISSFKSGKKDVLIATDVVSKGLDFPDIQHVINYDMPAEIENYVHRIGRTGRCGKTGIATTFINKNQSETTLLDLKHLLQEAKQKIPPVLVEVRGSEMENEGISSEIGVEGCTYCGGLGHRISNCPKLEHQRLQQLATVKKDYFGYGGYKGEM, from the exons ATGAAGGTAGCAGAGTACGTACCAGTTATGAAACGCAGAGCTTTAGAAGCACAAAAGATTCTTGATAGGAAAAGGAAGGCTTGTGCCCTAGAAGATGAACAGAAGAAAAAACCCAAAGTTTTTGAAGCTAAAGCCAGTCTTCTTGTCCAGGTTTCAGATCTTAAACGCGAACATCCTGAAATTAGTGAAATTGAGCAGATTGTGCAACAAGAGAAAGAGATGCTAGAGCATTTATCAGATATGAAAGCGCTGATGTCTGTACAAGAATTGGCCAAGGGTATCACTTATACTGAGCCTTTGTTGACAGGATGGAAGCCGCCTCTTTGTATCAGGAAAATGTCTCAAAAGCAATGTGATTCCATTCGGAAAAAGTGGCACATTAAAGCTGATGGTGATGATATTCCTCCGCCTGTCAAGAATTTTCAGGATATGAGATTTCCTGAGCCTATTTTGAAGACTTTGAAAGCCAAAGGAATTGTGCAGCCTACGCCAATTCAGATACAGGGTCTTCCTGTGATCTTATCTGGAAGGGATATGATCGGCATTGCCTTTACAGGCTCTGGAAAGACACTTGCCTTCGTACTTCCCATGATTACAATTGCTTTTCAGGAGGAGATAATGATGCCTATTGCGCCACGAGAAGGGCCGTTTGGATTGATAATATGCCCATCAAGGGAACTTGCTAGGCAAACTTATGAAGTTGTGGAACAGTTTTTGATCCCTACGAGACGAGCCGGGTATCCAGAGTTGAGGGCATTGCTTTGTGTTGGCGGAGTGGATATGAGGTCCCAATTGGAGGTGGTGAAAAAGGGTGTGCATATCGTTGTGGCAACTCCAGGACGGTTGAAGGATATGCTGgcgaagaagaaaatgaatctTGATAATTGCAGGTATTTGACATTGGATGAAGCTGATAGATTAGTAGATTTGGGCTTTGAAGATGATATAAGGGAAATCTTTAGCTACTTTAAAGCTCAGAGGCAGACTCTTTTGTTCTCTGCCACTATGCCTACAAAAGTTCAGAATTTTGCTAAAAGTGCTCTAGTTAAGCCTGTTATTGTTAACGTCAGCAGAGCAGGAGCAGCAAACCTTGATGTGATTCAGGAGATCGAGTATGTAAAGCAAGAGGATAAGACTGCATACCTTCTTAAGTGTCTAGAGAAGACCCCACCACAGGTTTTAATATTTTGCGAGAGCAAAGCTGATGTGGATAAAATTCATGAATATCTCCTATTGAAAGGAGTTGAAGTTGTGGCCATCCATGGAGGCAAAGATCAGGAAGAGAGAGAGTATGCGATTTCATCATTCAAATCAGGCAAGAAAGATGTCTTGATTGCAACAGATGTTGTCTCAAAGGGTTTGGATTTTCCTGACATTCAACATGTAATCAACTATGATATGCCTGCAGAAATTGAGAACTATGTGCATAGAATTGGACGAACAGGAAGGTGTGGCAAGACAGGAATTGCAACGACGTTTATAAACAAAAACCAGAGTGAAACGACTCTGCTTGATTTGAAACACCTGTTGCAAGAAGCAAAACAGAAGATCCCACCTGTTCTGGTTGAGGTAAGAGGCAGCGAGATGGAAAAT GAGGGAATCAGTAGCGAAATTGGAGTGGAGGGATGCACTTATTGTGGTGGGCTGGGTCACCGAATTAGCAATTGTCCCAAGTTGGAGCATCAGAGATTGCAGCAACTTGCTACTGTGAAAAAGGATTACTTTGGTTATGGAGGGTATAAAGGAGAAATGTGA
- the LOC107261147 gene encoding phosphopantothenoylcysteine decarboxylase subunit VHS3-like — MDSSLSCSNSTENLETVMFSMVQSIVVQSALLAQKSLLLILFFMRSQPDDMDMVPDLSAIDKRFPLAELNRVEKTAAENKDAGETDDQDGDDDDDGDNDQDDDDGSSGEEGSDDELDSEGDADSDGESDDDDEDDDDDDDEDDDDDDDEDDDDDEDEEEETQPPSKKKK; from the exons ATGGACTCTTCTCTTTCATGTAGCAATAGTACTGAAAATCTGGAGACGGTTATGTTCTCTATGGTGCAATCTATTGTGGTGCAAAGTGCTCTTCTTGCTCAAAAGTCTCTGCTTTTGATTCTGTTTTTTATG AGATCTCAGCCAGATGATATGGATATGGTACCAGATTTATCTGCAATTGATAAAAG GTTTCCTTTGGCTGAACTAAATAGAGTAGAAAAAACTGCAGCTGAGAATAAGGATGCCGGGGAAACTGATGATCAGGATGgcgatgatgatgatgatggtgatAATGATcaggatgatgatgatggttcCTCTGGAGAGGAAGGGAGTGATGATGAATTGGATTCTGAGGGTGATGCTGATAGTGATGGAGaaagtgatgatgatgatgaagacgACGACGATGATGATGACGAAGACGATGATGACGATGATGACGAAGACGATGATGACGATGAAGATGAGGAGGAAGAAACCCAGCCAccttctaaaaagaaaaaatga
- the LOC8282718 gene encoding homoserine kinase yields the protein MAICFYSPLKPISLSPSTHFTKPQPLLRCNFSLPTITTTEPEPVFTSVKSFAPATVANLGPGFDFLGCAVDGLGDFVTVTVDPSVHPGEISIAEISGTHASKKLSKNPLWNCAGIAAIATMKMLNVRSVGLSLTLEKGLPLGSGLGSSAASAAAAAVAVNEIFGGKLDVKELVLAGLESEAKVSGYHADNIAPAIMGGFVLIKNYEPLELMRLKFPVEKDLFFVLVSPDFEAPTKKMRAALPAEIGMPHHVWNCSQAGALVASVLQGDLVGLGKALSSDKIVEPKRAPLIPGMEEVKKAAIAAGAFGCTISGAGPTAVAVIDDEERGTEIGEKMVDAFLKEGNLKAVAMVKRLDRIGARLVGNVPNR from the coding sequence ATGGCAATCTGTTTTTATTCACCATTAAAACCAATCTCACTTTCTCCGTCAACCCACTTCACGAAACCACAGCCTCTCCTCCGCTGCAACTTCTCTCTCCCCACTATCACCACAACAGAACCCGAGCCCGTTTTCACCTCCGTCAAATCCTTCGCACCCGCCACCGTTGCCAATTTGGGCCCCGGTTTCGACTTCTTGGGATGCGCCGTAGACGGCCTCGGGGACTTTGTAACCGTCACCGTAGACCCTTCAGTCCATCCGGGTGAGATCTCTATTGCGGAAATATCGGGAACCCATGCAAGTAAAAAACTCTCGAAAAACCCACTTTGGAATTGTGCTGGTATTGCTGCTATTGCTACTATGAAAATGCTTAATGTTAGATCAGTGGGTCTTTCTTTAACTCTTGAGAAGGGCCTTCCTTTGGGTAGTGGGCTTGGATCCAGTGCGGCTAGTGCTGCTGCCGCTGCCGTTGCTGTTAATGAGATTTTTGGTGGGAAATTGGATGTCAAGGAGTTGGTTCTTGCTGGGTTAGAATCTGAAGCTAAAGTTTCAGGTTATCATGCTGATAATATAGCTCCTGCTATTATGGGCGGATTTGtgttgattaaaaattatgagcCATTAGAATTGATGAGATTAAAGTTCCCAGTTGAGAAAGATCTTTTCTTTGTACTTGTAAGCCCTGATTTTGAAGCACCCACTAAGAAAATGCGAGCTGCTTTGCCTGCTGAAATTGGAATGCCTCATCATGTTTGGAATTGTAGTCAAGCTGGGGCTTTAGTGGCTTCTGTGTTGCAGGGGGATTTGGTTGGGTTGGGCAAGGCATTGTCCAGTGATAAGATTGTTGAGCCTAAAAGGGCGCCTTTAATTCCTGGAATGGAAGAGGTGAAGAAGGCTGCTATTGCGGCTGGGGCTTTTGGTTGTACTATTAGTGGAGCAGGGCCTACTGCGGTCGCAGTTATTGATGATGAGGAGAGAGGGACGGAGATTGGGGAGAAGATGGTGGATGCCTTTTTGAAAGAAGGGAACTTGAAGGCTGTGGCTATGGTGAAGAGGTTAGATAGAATTGGTGCCAGACTCGTTGGCAATGTTCCAAATAGATAA
- the LOC8282711 gene encoding triphosphate tunnel metalloenzyme 3 gives MEVEVKLRLPNSQAHENLSKILSPFHTKTLIQENVFFDTTKSQLTSSLAILRLRFYNQDSQCILSLKSKPTISNGISRVGEQEELIDPLIGRMCGAEPWRLRSLEGSTIMRRVREEFGVKENDGFVCLGGFKNVRQVFDWKGLKLEVDESIYDFGTCYEIECESKEPGKDKKLIEELLMDNGIEFCYSEVNKFAVFRSGKLP, from the coding sequence atgGAAGTGGAGGTGAAACTTCGGCTTCCAAACTCGCAAGCCCATGAAAACCTCTCTAAAATCCTCTCGCCATTCCATACCAAAACACTAATCCAAGAAAATGTCTTTTTCGACACAACCAAGTCCCAACTCACATCAAGCCTCGCCATTCTTCGTCTCCGTTTTTACAATCAAGATTCTCAATGCATTCTCTCCTTAAAATCCAAACCCACAATCTCAAACGGCATCAGCCGCGTAGGGGAGCAAGAAGAGCTCATCGACCCATTGATTGGACGCATGTGTGGAGCTGAGCCATGGCGGTTACGATCATTGGAGGGGTCAACGATTATGAGGAGAGTTAGAGAGGAATTTGGGGTTAAAGAGAATGATGGGTTTGTTTGTTTAGGTGGGTTCAAGAATGTGAGACAAGTGTTTGATTGGAAAGGATTAAAATTGGAAGTTGATGAGAGTATTTATGATTTTGGAACTTGTTATGAAATTGAGTGTGAGAGTAAAGAGCCTGGAAAAGATAAGAAATTGATTGAAGAGTTGTTGATGGATAATGGGATTGAGTTTTGTTACTCTGAGGTTAATAAATTTGCTGTTTTTCGATCTGGGAAGTTGCCTTAG
- the LOC8282719 gene encoding P-loop guanosine triphosphatase YjiA: protein MASSLSVDIATTFFSFTSRHQTPISRIRTAVLPLLLKPKQSLSLRTTPFSHSPRILSKPNTFNLHRRFSVSAASSSTTAAPQSEDSDLTTKIPPDNRIPATIITGFLGSGKTTLLNHILTADHGKRIAVIENEYGEVDIDGSLVAAKTTGAEDIIMLNNGCLCCTVRGDLVRMIGELVDKKRGNFDHIVIETTGLANPAPIIQTFYAEDKIFNDVKLDGVVTLVDAKHATFHLDEVKPKGVVNEAMEQIAYADRVIVNKTDLVGEKEIASLVQRIRNINRMAHMKRTQFGQVDLDYVLGIGGFDLERIDSAVDAEGGKEDHASHDHDHGHDHHLHHHDEHDHHHDHHDGQHSHDHTHDPGVSSVSIVCEGILDLEKANMWLGNLLLDRSEDIYRMKGLLCVQGMDERFVFQGVHDIFQGSPDRLWGPDEPRINKIVFIGKNLEAQEIEKGFKACLL, encoded by the exons ATGGCTTCTTCACTATCTGTAGATATAGCCACAACTTTCTTCTCCTTCACTTCTCGTCACCAGACCCCGATTTCCAGAATCCGAACTGCTGTCCTCCCTCTTTTATTGAAACCCAAACAATCCTTATCTCTCAGAACCACACCGTTTTCTCACTCCCCAAGAATCCTCTCCAAACCTAATACTTTCAATCTCCATCGAAGATTCTCTGTCTCCGCCGCTTCCTCCTCCACCACTGCCGCTCCTCAGAGTGAGGATTCTGACTTGACCACTAAAATTCCTCCTGATAATCGGATTCCTGCTACCATAATTACTGGGTTTTTGGGGTCTGGAAAG ACAACGTTACTTAATCATATCTTGACAGCAGACCACGGGAAGCGCATTGCAGTGATTGAGAATGAG TATGGTGAAGTTGACATTGATGGTTCTCTAGTTGCTGCAAAAACTACTGGAGCTGAGGATATTATTATGTTGAATAATGGTTGTCTGTGCTGTACAGTGAGGGGGGATCTTGTGAGGATGATCGGAGAATTGGTTGATAAAAAGAGAGGGAATTTTGATCATATTGTAATAGAGACTACAG GGCTTGCAAATCCAGCACCTATCATTCAAACTTTTTATGCTGAGgataagatttttaatgatGTCAAATTGGATGGTGTCGTAACTTTGGTTGATGCTAAACATGCCACTTTTCATCTGGATGAGGTTAAGCCAAAGGGAGTCGTCAACGAGGCTATGGAGCAAATTGCTTATGCTGACCGGGTTATAGTAAATAAG ACTGATCTTGTTGGTGAGAAAGAAATTGCTTCTTTGGTTCAGCGGATAAGG AATATCAACCGCATGGCTCATATGAAAAGGACACAGTTTGGACAAGTTGACCTGGATTACGTCCTTGGTATTGGGGGCTTTGATTTAGAGAG GATTGATAGTGCTGTAGATGCAGAAGGTGGAAAGGAAGATCATGCTAGTCATGACCATGACCATGGCCATGACCACCATCTCCATCATCATGATGAACATGACCATCATCATG ATCATCATGATGGTCAACATTCCCATGATCATACTCACGATCCTGGTGTTTCTTCTGTCAGCATAGTATGTGAAGGGATCTTAGATTTAGAGAAG GCTAACATGTGGCTTGGTAATCTGTTGCTGGATCGTAGCGAGGACATATATCGGATGAAAGGTCTTTTGTGTGTTCAAGGCATGGATGAGAGATTTGTATTTCAG GGTGTTCACGACATATTCCAAGGCTCACCAGATCGGCTGTGGGGCCCAGATGAACCTAGAATAAACAAGATTGTATTCATAGGGAAGAACTTGGAGGCACAAGAAATCGAGAAGGGCTTCAAAGCCTGTTTGCTGTGA